One genomic region from Pseudoduganella dura encodes:
- a CDS encoding OmpP1/FadL family transporter, which produces MNKKYLTLIITAAMATVSATAGASGYRFGSQSVSSQGTAEANGAEAADASTIFANPAGLSRLEGRQLMTGLTALVPHSTYSDSGSTRFTGTTTGGQKLQDEYAPKAVAAPSLYYSHKINDQWTAGFGSFVPYGANLSYDWDWAGRYALTDMKLTAIALNPSVSFKLNERHSFGFGVTAEFMKASLGQNVDVPGSVAASQAAGTGAALIRQIVALGGNPAALRSISDGRAEVEGKDWGYGFNVGYLYSPAPGTRLGVAYRSHIDHNLGGGADWDFSTVTTDRVVNGVIEAASHHEDSAALVKLRTPETLSINGYHEFDAQWAGMFDVTWTRNSRMQNINIQFLDTDNGDLVIRQQWKNTVRVALGANYKLNERVMLRAGIAHDEAPVRSDALRHAALPDSDRNQLSFGANWKLSPKSSIDVAYTYLDFKEASSSYKNDCRPGLLTCTGNGETTRGSWQTHMNLLGVAYNYQF; this is translated from the coding sequence TTGAACAAAAAATACCTGACCCTGATCATCACGGCCGCGATGGCGACCGTGTCCGCGACTGCCGGCGCATCCGGCTACCGTTTCGGCTCGCAGAGCGTATCGTCGCAAGGCACGGCCGAGGCCAACGGTGCCGAGGCGGCTGACGCTTCCACCATCTTTGCCAACCCGGCCGGCCTGTCGCGCCTGGAAGGCCGCCAGCTCATGACCGGCTTGACGGCACTCGTGCCGCATTCCACCTACTCGGACAGCGGCTCGACCCGCTTCACCGGCACCACCACCGGCGGCCAGAAGCTGCAGGACGAGTACGCGCCGAAAGCGGTCGCCGCTCCCTCGCTGTACTACAGCCACAAGATCAATGACCAGTGGACGGCGGGCTTCGGCTCGTTCGTGCCGTACGGCGCCAACCTGTCGTATGACTGGGATTGGGCCGGCCGCTACGCGCTGACCGACATGAAGCTGACCGCCATCGCGCTGAACCCGTCGGTGTCGTTCAAGCTGAACGAGCGCCACTCGTTCGGCTTCGGCGTGACCGCCGAATTCATGAAGGCCAGCCTGGGCCAGAACGTGGATGTGCCCGGTTCGGTAGCCGCTTCGCAGGCTGCCGGCACCGGCGCCGCCCTGATCCGCCAGATCGTCGCGCTGGGCGGCAATCCGGCGGCGCTGCGCTCCATCAGCGATGGCCGCGCCGAAGTCGAGGGCAAGGACTGGGGTTACGGCTTCAACGTGGGCTACCTGTATTCGCCGGCACCGGGCACGCGCCTGGGCGTGGCCTACCGCTCGCACATCGACCACAATCTGGGCGGCGGCGCGGACTGGGACTTCTCCACCGTCACCACCGACCGCGTCGTGAACGGTGTCATCGAAGCCGCTTCGCACCACGAGGATTCCGCCGCGCTCGTGAAACTGCGCACCCCGGAAACGCTGTCGATCAACGGCTATCACGAGTTCGATGCGCAGTGGGCCGGCATGTTCGATGTGACCTGGACGCGCAATTCGCGCATGCAGAACATCAACATCCAGTTCCTCGATACCGACAATGGCGACCTGGTGATCCGCCAGCAGTGGAAGAACACGGTGCGCGTGGCGCTGGGCGCGAACTACAAGCTGAACGAGCGCGTGATGCTGCGCGCCGGTATCGCGCACGACGAGGCACCGGTGCGCAGCGACGCGCTGCGCCACGCCGCGTTGCCCGATTCCGACCGCAACCAGCTGTCGTTCGGTGCGAACTGGAAACTGTCGCCGAAGTCGTCGATCGACGTGGCGTACACGTACCTGGATTTCAAGGAAGCCAGCAGCAGCTACAAGAACGATTGCCGTCCGGGCCTGCTGACCTGCACGGGCAATGGGGAAACCACGCGCGGCTCCTGGCAGACGCACATGAATCTGCTGGGCGTGGCCTACAACTACCAGTTCTGA